ATCTTCTAATTCCATTATTAATTCAACGACATCTAATGAATCTGCACCTAAATCTTCTTGAAAAGTCAATTCACGAGTTATTTTTTGTTCATCAACACCAAAACGCTCTACAATCATTTTTGAAATTTTATCAAAAGTTACTTGTTCAGCCAAAGAAATACACCTCCAGTGAATTGATATAATAGTCAATCTCATTCAGACAACTGTTTGAAATTACATCTATTATTCTACCGTTCTCTTATTGCTTTGTCCATTACTTTTTTGGTTCTTCTACGACTGCTTTGTCGTCTTCTTTTTCAAAATGAGTAACGAGATCATTAATTACCTGAGAAGAAATAATTTTTCTGATCTGCTTAATCGTATAGTAAACAGCAGTTTTGTCAGCTGAACCATGGGTTTTTACTACCGGTGCTCTTAATCCAAATAAAACAGCCCCGCCATGTTTGGAATAATCTAGAGTATCTTTAACTTCTCCTAAAGCGCCCTTAATCATCATTCCACCAACTTTTGTTTGAATTCCACCATTTAAAATACTGCTCTTCAACATTTTCATTATTCCTAGAGCGGTTCCTTCTATTGTTTTTAAAACAGCATTACCAGTAAAACCATCTGTAATAACTACATCAGCATCACCACTTAGAAGTTCTCTTGCTTCTGTGTTTCCAACAAAATTTATAGAAGAATCTTCTGCTAGAAGCGAATAAGCTTTCTTTGTTAATTCATTTCCTTTTCCTTCTTCTGATCCATTGTTCAACAATGCAACTCTCGGGGATTTAACACCTAATACAAATTCAGAATAATAAGAGCCCAATATACCAAACTGATGTAAGTTTTCTGGTTTTGAATCCGAATTAGCTCCTACATCCATTAAAATAAATTGTTCATCGCCTCTTCCAATAACAGGTAGCACGGGCATCAATCCAGGACGGTCAATCCCTTTAATTCGTCCAATAATTAAAAGACCTGCTGTTAGCAATGCTCCGGTATTCCCTGCAGAGAACAAGGCATCTGCTTCACCGTTTTTAACTGCTCTTGCTGCTAATACCATAGAAGCATTCCGTTTTGAGCGAATGGCTCGAACGGGTTCATCTGTACCGGTAATTTTTTCGTCTGTATGAACCAGATGGATTTTCTCTTTGTTATACCCTTCACCTAAAATTGGGTTGATTAGATTCTCATCTCCATAAAGATTAAATTCTAAATCTGAAAATTCTTTTTGTGCTAATAATATTCCTTCTACAATTGCTTGTGGAGCATTGTCTCCACCCATAGCATCAACTGCTATCCGCATATAAAACCCTCATTTCATTTTGTTGTACTATTATATAATAAATCTGCACTAGATGCTCTTTTTAAGAGTTTTATTGTAACCTAGTTGAGTGTCCACGTTCTTCTTTTAAAAAATGAAGAAGTGGCTGATAAATAGATGAAGATGGGAATCCCTCATCACTCACCATCATAACAGCATCTGTGTGGGCTACTTCTAGGATGTTGGCATTTCGGATGATATCTCCATATTTAAATGCAGGCAT
The Jeotgalibaca sp. MA1X17-3 genome window above contains:
- the acpP gene encoding acyl carrier protein; protein product: MAEQVTFDKISKMIVERFGVDEQKITRELTFQEDLGADSLDVVELIMELEDVFNVQISDEDAEKIQTIGDAVDYIDSDK
- the plsX gene encoding phosphate acyltransferase PlsX, producing MRIAVDAMGGDNAPQAIVEGILLAQKEFSDLEFNLYGDENLINPILGEGYNKEKIHLVHTDEKITGTDEPVRAIRSKRNASMVLAARAVKNGEADALFSAGNTGALLTAGLLIIGRIKGIDRPGLMPVLPVIGRGDEQFILMDVGANSDSKPENLHQFGILGSYYSEFVLGVKSPRVALLNNGSEEGKGNELTKKAYSLLAEDSSINFVGNTEARELLSGDADVVITDGFTGNAVLKTIEGTALGIMKMLKSSILNGGIQTKVGGMMIKGALGEVKDTLDYSKHGGAVLFGLRAPVVKTHGSADKTAVYYTIKQIRKIISSQVINDLVTHFEKEDDKAVVEEPKK